Part of the Anopheles gambiae chromosome 3, idAnoGambNW_F1_1, whole genome shotgun sequence genome is shown below.
ctatatggacagtcgtttttcgcaATTTGCGGAAAATACGATGGATGTAGATGGAACCAGTGAATGCATGAATTGTAGAAAAGACTATTTCACACCTTTGaatatgtttttgaaaaattaattacatGATTACATGGCGCCTTTGTAGCGGTCTAAGAGAACATCAATGGTGAAGTGGGTGGTGGGAGGAAACAAATATCAGGTTATGATCAGGTGTAAACAAACGCATTCAGCacttttttaaaatcattttttccttAATTTTGTTGACAATGGGGTAAATATCAGTGATGAGAGTGTTGATAAACTTATGTTACAGTTAAACACACGTAGACAGTGGCTTAATTTTTTGTGAGGTTAAATTTGCGCGATTCCGACGGTTTGAGCTGTCGGCAGAAAAACTCTCGAATGCACCTTCCTGTTCGAGCAATACGGTACCGATTTTTACTTCGTCGACTCGAATCTGCAGATGAGTTACTCGAAGCGGAACGTCGCTAGCAAAACGATACGAAAATGAACATAATTAACGTGCGAGTGAATATTCTCGAATGCCGAACGCGATATAGTAAGCCTGTATGTATGTAACAACAGCAAATATTTGGGGTTTActaaaaaatcgttgttgagGTTTATGTGTCACTTTTGCTTGATCGGATCCAACGACATTTTTGAAGTGACTATAGAAAGAATTTCACTCTTTCTTTGAATGCGAAGCTTTAAATCGTGTCAAAGTAGGCAATTTCATGTAGAAGAACGTCATCGCTAACAACACTGgtcgagagagaaagaggaactGGGAACTATTCAGTGTAATAGCTCAAAAGCTCAAAATTTGAGTATTGTCGTTCGATAGATTGATAAAACTAGACTttagaataaataataataatgaaaaacaataaatcaagCTGTTCAGCAGTTACGTGATaggaataattaaaaatgaaatcctccttgaatgaatgaaataaagaaatgaaatattctTTATGAAAATCGAACAACAAAAGTTTAGTTTTCACATGCCTTCATAAATTCCATTAAGAAGCTTTGTAACCTGGCTGAATTAACTAGGGTTATGAAAATACATTAAATTTATATATCATTTAAGTCAACTTCTTCAAATGACCTGGCTTcagaaaaacaaatcactgATTAAGAATCATAATCTTAATTAGTAATTGTGTAATTTTTGGTGAAACCCCCATTATTATTTGGTTTTGTAACAACATCCAACCTTTTGAGAAAAATATCTTGGATTAAATTTCAGTAGCATAGCGTTGAGCAATCATAGTGAAGATTAGACTGCTAGCAACATCTATTTGTCAAgtgaaaaacaattaaaactttGGTATTGCTTGCATCACTCAAGCTCCTCTCTCGTCCAAAGCtcttgaaataaaaatgaatgtcTCTCACTTTCCTTAGGATGTACACCGTCCCAGGTTTATTGATTGCCATTACGCTCCTTTCATCTTACACTGGTCTGTCGCAAACGGTCTGTCCCGAGGCACCAGTATGTGACGATAGTGTACAAACCTACCAGCTCGATGGGTCGTGCAACAATCTAAACAATCCCGATTGGGGCACACCGAACCGACCGTACGCCCGGTTTGTACCGGCCCAATACACCGACGGCATCTGGGAGCCGGCCCTGGCCAGCTCGGGCAACCCACTGCCCAATGTGCGCCAGCTGTCGCTTCATCTTTTCGGTGAAACGGAAATGCAACATCCGCGAAGCACACTTGTAAGCATGCAGTTCGGACAGTTTGTAGCGCACGACCTGAGCTTTACAGCGGAtggtaagtgtgtgtttgagcgtgttggtgtgtgtctgtttgtatgTGCCTCGTTGAACCCGATTTCAATTTACTCTGACCAGCTGGCGGCATACAGTGCTGTGCCGACGGGAAGATGGTCCCGAAGGCACTTGCCTCCCCGAGATGCTTACCCATCGAGGTGGCCGACGATGATCCAGTGCTGGCCGGCGAAGGCATTCAGTGCATGAATCTGGTGCGCACTAAAACCACACTGGAGGACGCTTGCTCGTCCCTGGCAGCCGGTGAAGAGTCAGCGGAGCAATTATCCTCAGTCACTGCCTTTCTGGACCTGTCCGTGGTGTATGGGAACTCGCTGGAGCAGACCAACAGCTTGCGTACCTTCAGCCGAGGACAACTGCAGGCGGAGACACGCAACGGCAAGCAGTGGCTGCCGGTGCATCCCAACAAAACGACCACCTGCGTGTCGAAGGATGCCGCCGACGACGCTTGCTATCTCACCGGGGACGTTCGCTCGAATCAAAGCCCGCACCTAACGCTGCTCCATCAGGCGTTTCACCTGGAGCACAATCGGTTGGCACGTGAGCTGGCCGACCTAAACGCCGGCTGGGACGATGAGACGGTATTCCAGCAGGCACGCAAGCTTAACATTGCCCAGTACCAGCGGATCGTTTACTACGAATGGTTGCCGATTTACCTCGGGGCGGAAAATATGCGAGCGGCCGGCGTACTGCCCGCACTGGAGTTGCCCGGCTTTGCCAACGACTACGATGCCTCGGTCGATCCAACGGTGAGCAATGCGTTCGCAACGGCTGCATTCCGATTCTTTCACAATCTTATTGCCGGTCACTTGGAGTAAGTGTTGGACGGGGAATGGGAAATGTCGTAAAatatattaatatttatatgagaaattcaaattttcagTTTGATAGCGGAATCGAGACAGCCGACGGGATCGATCCGTTTGTCCGATTGGTTCAACAACCCTTCGGTGCTGGAAAAGGATGGCAATTATGAGCAACTGTCCCGGGGGATGATCTACCAACCGCACGATCGTCCAAACCATCATCTCACTCCGGAGGTGAAGCATTTCCTCTTCCGGCACGGTGGACCGGTCGGTGTTGATCTGAAAGCGATCGACATTCAGCGCGCTCGGGATCATGGACTGGCCTCCTACAACGACTATCGCGAGTACTGTGGGCTGGGCAGGGTAACGAGCTGGGAAGAGTTTAACAATTTGCTGAGAACTCCTGCCATGGTGCGGTCACTATCGGAACAGTACGAGTCAGTCGATGACGTAGATCTGGCCGTTGCGGGAGCACTGGAACGTCACCATGGCGATGGAATGCCGGGCGAAACGTTCGCTTGCCTGCTGCTGGATCAGTTCCGCCGTACGCGGGTGGGCGATCGGTTCTACTTTGAGAATGGCAACGTGTTTAGCTCGCGCCAACTGTTCGAGGTGCGAAAGGCGTCCATGGCACGGGTACTGTGTGACAATACGCACGGACTGAAGGAGATACAGAGGAATGCATTTTTCCTCGTGAGCGAGAGTAATCCGGTGATTCCGTGTG
Proteins encoded:
- the LOC11175756 gene encoding peroxidase, with the protein product MYTVPGLLIAITLLSSYTGLSQTVCPEAPVCDDSVQTYQLDGSCNNLNNPDWGTPNRPYARFVPAQYTDGIWEPALASSGNPLPNVRQLSLHLFGETEMQHPRSTLVSMQFGQFVAHDLSFTADAGGIQCCADGKMVPKALASPRCLPIEVADDDPVLAGEGIQCMNLVRTKTTLEDACSSLAAGEESAEQLSSVTAFLDLSVVYGNSLEQTNSLRTFSRGQLQAETRNGKQWLPVHPNKTTTCVSKDAADDACYLTGDVRSNQSPHLTLLHQAFHLEHNRLARELADLNAGWDDETVFQQARKLNIAQYQRIVYYEWLPIYLGAENMRAAGVLPALELPGFANDYDASVDPTVSNAFATAAFRFFHNLIAGHLDLIAESRQPTGSIRLSDWFNNPSVLEKDGNYEQLSRGMIYQPHDRPNHHLTPEVKHFLFRHGGPVGVDLKAIDIQRARDHGLASYNDYREYCGLGRVTSWEEFNNLLRTPAMVRSLSEQYESVDDVDLAVAGALERHHGDGMPGETFACLLLDQFRRTRVGDRFYFENGNVFSSRQLFEVRKASMARVLCDNTHGLKEIQRNAFFLVSESNPVIPCEQISKVNLTRWR